Proteins found in one Streptomyces sp. NBC_00461 genomic segment:
- a CDS encoding CBS domain-containing protein, with protein MTTPPSGQDLAALKGRTVPVQDILDLFQVRVRDHRTVHRISHALTDAGLTTLPDFAVCGLRSNVDVVPLASIPAQAASADTEEDETEEALPSAALPQRLLLGDIPSARRGLVSVGPGTPLAQTTFLMRTKGVAQVPVTTGMAQIHGVVTWGSVAKMYEAGKQPTLDNAMEKDSLPVADTRQEFFSALPVIREHGYLLVRGDDGCLSGIVTAADVTDRFEGAARPFFIVGEIESLLRRCLGAALDEETIKAVQTNKKPEHRTGQVSDLMFGDYLRLLDGDQTKTSLAEAADANWEALKWPNMPREQFIGRLKRVKDIRNRIAHFDEKPLPQELIDELTTFAKVLRAFVA; from the coding sequence ATGACGACCCCACCGAGCGGGCAGGACCTCGCCGCGCTCAAGGGCAGGACCGTGCCCGTGCAGGACATCCTCGACCTGTTCCAGGTCAGGGTCCGCGACCACCGGACGGTGCACCGTATCTCGCATGCCCTCACGGACGCCGGGCTGACGACACTGCCGGACTTCGCCGTCTGCGGCCTGCGCAGCAACGTCGACGTGGTGCCGCTCGCGTCCATTCCGGCGCAGGCCGCCTCCGCCGACACGGAGGAGGACGAGACGGAGGAGGCACTGCCTTCGGCCGCCCTTCCACAGCGGCTTCTGCTCGGGGACATTCCATCGGCGCGACGCGGACTGGTGTCCGTCGGTCCCGGTACACCCCTCGCGCAAACGACGTTCCTGATGCGCACGAAGGGCGTCGCGCAGGTCCCGGTGACCACCGGCATGGCGCAGATCCACGGAGTGGTCACCTGGGGCTCTGTCGCCAAGATGTACGAGGCGGGCAAGCAGCCGACGCTGGACAACGCGATGGAGAAGGACTCGCTTCCGGTCGCCGACACCCGCCAGGAGTTCTTCTCCGCCCTGCCGGTCATCCGCGAACACGGCTACCTCCTGGTCCGTGGCGACGACGGCTGCCTCTCGGGCATTGTCACCGCCGCGGACGTCACGGACCGCTTCGAGGGCGCGGCACGGCCCTTTTTCATCGTTGGCGAGATCGAGTCCCTGCTGCGCCGCTGCCTGGGCGCGGCGCTGGACGAGGAGACCATCAAGGCCGTCCAGACGAACAAGAAGCCCGAGCACCGCACCGGCCAAGTATCCGACCTCATGTTCGGTGACTATCTGAGGCTCCTGGACGGCGACCAGACGAAGACATCGCTGGCCGAAGCGGCCGACGCCAACTGGGAAGCCCTCAAGTGGCCCAACATGCCCAGGGAACAGTTCATCGGCCGACTGAAGCGAGTGAAGGACATCCGCAACCGGATCGCACACTTCGACGAGAAGCCGCTTCCGCAGGAGCTGATCGACGAGCTGACGACCTTCGCGAAGGTGCTGCGGGCGTTCGTGGCCTGA
- the pglZ gene encoding BREX-2 system phosphatase PglZ, producing the protein MTDTVAAVPGAVRLNSATVTQYLSSQSSLAASLTGDGGGRRRVVLLRSAPQWDGPAEPAWGEGRTAGVAVAPSPLAVHELVLDHLTGRRPGPAVLVVLTDREQNELDPAILARVHKLRIDTVDSWDVVREAFGARQIDPRLKDINWAAEALLDATPPGGWPPVPGGWLSRQYALTALAQRRLRLGRYDTESGTRRPGDDRLGAQTLLNWSTRPSASDGLLGLRGPERAGLTAFLGEEDQAGLAGRALLALVDAERGSDAAAFGLVCAALWQHAEPAPETYQARGRAERYFGDQPPAVAEQLDALVTAFGRSAEEYVTTLLAVGYRNGGADADRAREARRTTGMVLDRAAVLARQFGAEAVVAASPVLRGGLDARFTAVGQALATGDTAAVAEAVLRLADHRLASDPEESARIERARMGQRLARWLATDPSADAPTVADAIKRHITETGWADLALEHIEAGGDANLVLKSAYDTLGTRVRDLRQQIDASFARCLAGWTKAGTQPGSMLTVETFLDRVVGPVVRRGEERRVLLLVLDGMSAAIANELGEELRRSWAEFDPLSEDDPLRRAMAAALPTVTAVSRTSLFAGTLMKGTQADEKRLFPALKLWGGAPAAVFHKDDLRTDMAGDTFGSALTEALTDGRTHVAVVLNAIDDRLAKEQKLGDGAWRVDDVPGLRDLLRVAAAQGMAVIVTSDHGHVVDRHGTKADAATEPASARHRLPGGGPLGEREIALSGPRVVWPEAGASIVALWDADSRYTALKAGYHGGASLAEFTIPVLAFLPFGAEPPKSWRELGDQRPIWWAPEEAGRPVTDERAAQMADAAPRKGTAKPRKKQPDPGTLPDALFDVALTAKADDALLTPTAVSRTEALVTALLDSETYQGQLDGLARKPQQEQVHKALAALLDAGGTLPVTALAQRAGMPATRSDGFAAVLRQLLNYDGVQVLETLPDGRTLRLHEALLREQFALRAG; encoded by the coding sequence ATGACGGACACCGTCGCCGCCGTCCCGGGCGCCGTCCGGCTGAACAGCGCGACCGTCACCCAGTACCTGTCCTCGCAGTCCTCCCTCGCCGCCTCCCTCACCGGAGATGGCGGAGGCAGGCGCCGGGTCGTGCTGCTGCGGTCCGCACCTCAGTGGGACGGGCCCGCCGAACCCGCCTGGGGCGAGGGCCGGACGGCCGGCGTCGCGGTGGCGCCCTCACCGCTCGCCGTCCACGAACTCGTCCTCGACCACCTGACGGGCCGCCGCCCCGGCCCCGCCGTCCTGGTCGTCCTCACCGACCGCGAGCAGAACGAACTCGACCCGGCGATCCTCGCCCGCGTCCACAAGCTGCGTATCGACACGGTCGACAGCTGGGACGTCGTGCGGGAGGCGTTCGGCGCGCGACAGATCGACCCGCGCCTCAAGGACATCAACTGGGCGGCCGAAGCCCTGCTCGACGCCACTCCGCCCGGCGGTTGGCCGCCCGTGCCCGGCGGTTGGCTGTCCCGGCAGTACGCTCTCACCGCGCTCGCCCAGCGCCGCCTGCGTCTCGGCCGTTACGACACTGAGAGTGGCACGCGGCGCCCAGGTGACGACCGGCTCGGTGCGCAGACACTGTTGAACTGGTCGACCCGCCCCAGCGCCTCCGACGGGCTGCTCGGGTTGCGCGGCCCTGAGCGCGCCGGACTGACCGCCTTCCTCGGCGAGGAGGACCAGGCGGGCCTCGCCGGACGCGCCCTGCTCGCCCTCGTCGACGCCGAACGTGGCTCGGACGCCGCTGCCTTCGGCCTCGTGTGCGCGGCCCTGTGGCAGCACGCCGAGCCCGCCCCGGAGACCTACCAGGCCCGGGGCCGTGCCGAACGTTACTTCGGTGATCAGCCCCCGGCGGTCGCCGAACAACTCGACGCCTTGGTAACCGCCTTCGGCAGGTCCGCCGAGGAGTACGTGACCACGCTGCTGGCAGTCGGATACCGCAACGGTGGAGCCGACGCCGACCGGGCCCGCGAGGCACGCCGCACTACCGGCATGGTGCTCGACCGGGCGGCCGTGCTGGCGCGCCAATTCGGTGCGGAGGCAGTCGTAGCGGCGAGCCCCGTCCTGCGCGGCGGACTCGACGCACGGTTCACCGCGGTCGGCCAGGCCCTCGCGACGGGTGACACGGCCGCCGTGGCTGAGGCCGTGCTGCGCCTGGCTGACCACCGGCTCGCCAGTGATCCGGAGGAATCCGCCCGCATAGAGCGCGCGCGTATGGGGCAGCGTCTCGCCCGCTGGCTGGCCACCGACCCGTCCGCCGATGCCCCCACCGTCGCCGACGCCATAAAGAGGCACATCACCGAGACCGGCTGGGCCGACCTCGCCCTTGAGCACATCGAGGCCGGCGGCGACGCGAACCTCGTGCTCAAGTCCGCCTACGACACCCTGGGCACCCGCGTCCGGGACCTGCGCCAGCAGATCGACGCGTCCTTCGCGCGCTGCCTGGCCGGCTGGACCAAGGCCGGCACCCAGCCGGGCAGCATGCTCACCGTCGAGACCTTCCTCGACCGCGTGGTCGGACCGGTCGTCCGGCGCGGAGAGGAGCGGCGGGTGCTGCTGCTCGTGCTCGACGGCATGAGCGCGGCCATAGCGAACGAGCTAGGCGAGGAACTGCGCCGCTCCTGGGCGGAGTTCGACCCACTGTCCGAGGACGATCCCCTCCGGAGGGCGATGGCCGCCGCCCTGCCCACCGTGACGGCCGTATCCCGGACGTCGCTCTTCGCGGGCACTCTGATGAAGGGCACTCAGGCCGATGAGAAGCGGCTCTTCCCTGCTCTGAAGCTGTGGGGCGGGGCCCCGGCCGCCGTATTCCACAAGGATGACCTGCGGACCGACATGGCGGGCGACACCTTCGGTTCGGCGCTCACGGAAGCGCTCACCGACGGCAGAACTCATGTCGCTGTCGTCCTCAACGCCATTGACGACCGGCTTGCCAAGGAACAGAAGCTCGGCGACGGAGCCTGGCGGGTCGACGACGTACCCGGCCTGCGCGACCTGCTCCGGGTGGCGGCGGCCCAGGGCATGGCCGTCATCGTCACCAGCGACCACGGCCACGTCGTCGACCGTCATGGCACCAAAGCCGACGCCGCCACCGAACCCGCCTCCGCGCGCCACCGCCTGCCCGGCGGCGGTCCGCTCGGCGAACGGGAGATCGCCCTTTCCGGGCCGCGCGTGGTGTGGCCAGAAGCTGGTGCGTCCATCGTCGCGCTCTGGGACGCAGACTCGCGCTACACCGCCCTCAAGGCGGGCTACCACGGCGGGGCCTCCCTCGCCGAGTTCACCATCCCGGTGCTCGCCTTCCTGCCGTTCGGGGCGGAACCGCCCAAGAGCTGGAGGGAGTTGGGGGATCAGCGGCCGATCTGGTGGGCTCCGGAGGAGGCGGGGAGGCCGGTCACGGACGAGCGTGCGGCTCAGATGGCCGACGCGGCTCCGAGGAAGGGCACCGCGAAACCCCGGAAGAAGCAACCGGACCCCGGGACGCTGCCCGACGCCCTCTTCGACGTGGCGCTGACCGCCAAGGCGGATGATGCCCTCCTCACTCCGACCGCCGTATCACGGACCGAGGCGCTCGTGACGGCGCTGCTCGACTCGGAGACATACCAGGGGCAGCTCGACGGTCTGGCCCGCAAGCCGCAGCAGGAACAGGTCCACAAGGCCCTCGCCGCACTGCTCGACGCGGGCGGCACGCTGCCGGTGACCGCGCTCGCCCAGCGTGCGGGCATGCCCGCCACCCGGAGCGACGGCTTCGCCGCGGTCCTGCGGCAGCTCCTCAACTACGACGGGGTACAAGTGCTGGAGACCCTGCCGGACGGGCGCACGCTACGGCTCCATGAGGCGTTGCTGCGTGAGCAGTTCGCCCTTCGAGCCGGCTGA
- the pglY gene encoding BREX-2 system ATPase PglY → MAQPPLLSDVIDIKENISTSDFVLSLAEATTPEGAQNALKDYVVTERLLENFDEALALIKSSLDGHRSKAAYLHGSFGSGKSHFMAVLYALLSGDPAARARTEFDPVLTRQEWLTTDGKRFLLVPYHMLGAKALEQRVLGGYVTHVKKLHPDAPTPQVYRTDSLFADIRANRATYGDEAVIRGLGGGDAGDGETDEWGEGFAWTPQLLDTALAAEENHEGGTPLNLRNPSTPAELRAKLVNDASTNLFPGFAKNAVENEHGFVSLDAGLSVIAEHAKSLGYDGLILFLDELILWLATLIHEQKFVAREASKITNFVEGGDARRAIPVVSFIARQRDLRELVGEEVSGAAEASIQDTLNLASGRFDKITLEDRNLPQIAHARILKPKDAEAERLVDAAFEQTKRVGTQVWDTLLGSEKGTTGADAESFRLTYPFSPAFMDTLVHISSALQRSRTGLKLMGQLLADHRNEIRLGQLIPVGDLYPVIAAGGDKPFTDSLKVVFEAADKLYKTKLRPYLLSSYDITEDDVEQYVNRPEAIADPQRANRCRMFVGDNRLVCTLLLSALAPSVPSLAELTIRRLGALNHGSVLAPIPGAEVGIIKNKVAEWAARFPEIKETGTDANPGVRLELSGVDVDSVIANAQVNDNPGNRVALARRLLSEELGVEHGQLSDQLGFTWRGTSRTAEIVFGNVADEDELPDHDLMPQEDGRWRIAIDLPFDEGEWGPVEDVNRIRRLRERQQGERSRIVAWLPAHLSAQRFADFRRLVVIDKALSDEHRFDTQYAGHLNADNRSRAKGLLETQREALLKQVKGAFKQAYGLAQKQAADVVPDFDDHLVPLPDVDGLTLSFGQSLHDGIRHVAGKLLAHQYPAHPDLDPDGTGTAVKSVDTKKVFTHVRSAAEARDGRVEVPATDRKLMQRIAGPLRLGQQKEAYFELSRYWADHFRQLASAQGVTGDLSLITLTDWTDKPDPRGLPDFLARLVVAAFAEMDDRVWVRGGTVLDPAPELSAIKDHDALRSQPLPAESDWDTARQRFETIFGQKAPALRRGRMVNQFARQIIEAARAHRDHAADLVHQLEAHASFLGLDQTADTGRLALARRSLQLLDALTAEAGKGAAGAKKTVEALASFDLGETSADRYGTSIKQARGVAEAVASAPWSTLELAAGLGPEGAALLDSLRNVARDDQRTADLRDALARTQREVVALVKRTQAATPPPPPVAPQPTADDLSLNTPTSDPRIPYAPQETPTPAASGSGSARTSGGRRTTAARAAADLQAELSELAARHPDATIEITWKVVE, encoded by the coding sequence ATGGCCCAGCCGCCCCTCCTCAGCGATGTCATCGACATCAAAGAGAACATCTCCACCTCGGACTTCGTGCTGTCCCTCGCCGAGGCGACGACACCCGAAGGCGCACAGAACGCGCTCAAGGACTACGTCGTCACCGAGCGGCTGCTGGAGAACTTCGACGAGGCGCTGGCCCTTATCAAGTCCTCGCTCGACGGACACCGCTCCAAGGCGGCCTACCTGCACGGCTCGTTCGGTTCCGGTAAGTCCCACTTCATGGCCGTGCTGTACGCGTTGCTCAGCGGCGACCCGGCCGCCCGTGCCCGTACCGAGTTCGACCCGGTGCTGACCAGGCAAGAGTGGCTGACCACGGACGGCAAGAGGTTCCTGCTCGTGCCGTACCACATGCTCGGCGCGAAGGCCCTCGAACAGCGGGTGCTCGGCGGGTACGTCACGCACGTCAAGAAGCTGCACCCGGACGCGCCGACCCCGCAGGTGTACCGGACCGACTCCCTCTTCGCCGACATCCGCGCCAACCGTGCCACCTACGGTGACGAGGCGGTCATCCGCGGCCTGGGCGGCGGCGACGCGGGCGACGGGGAAACGGACGAGTGGGGTGAGGGCTTCGCCTGGACCCCGCAGCTCCTCGACACCGCGCTCGCCGCCGAGGAGAACCACGAGGGGGGCACCCCGCTCAACCTCCGCAACCCCTCCACCCCGGCCGAGTTGCGCGCCAAGCTGGTCAACGACGCCAGCACCAACCTTTTTCCCGGCTTCGCCAAGAACGCCGTCGAGAACGAGCACGGCTTCGTCTCCCTTGACGCCGGTCTGTCCGTCATCGCCGAGCACGCCAAGTCGCTCGGCTACGACGGCCTGATCCTGTTCCTGGACGAGTTGATCCTCTGGCTCGCGACTCTCATCCACGAGCAGAAGTTCGTGGCCCGCGAGGCCAGCAAGATCACGAATTTCGTGGAGGGCGGCGACGCCCGGCGTGCCATCCCCGTCGTGTCGTTCATCGCCCGCCAGCGCGACCTGCGTGAACTCGTCGGTGAAGAGGTGTCCGGCGCGGCGGAAGCCTCCATCCAGGACACCCTGAACCTGGCCTCCGGCCGGTTCGACAAGATCACCCTGGAGGACCGCAACCTCCCGCAGATCGCTCACGCGCGCATCCTCAAGCCGAAGGACGCCGAGGCGGAACGGCTCGTCGACGCGGCCTTCGAGCAGACCAAGCGGGTCGGCACCCAGGTCTGGGACACCCTCCTCGGCTCGGAGAAGGGCACGACCGGCGCGGACGCGGAGTCGTTCCGGCTGACGTACCCGTTCTCGCCGGCGTTCATGGACACCCTCGTCCACATCTCGTCCGCGCTGCAGCGCTCCCGTACCGGTCTGAAGCTGATGGGCCAGCTGCTCGCCGACCACCGCAACGAGATCCGGCTCGGGCAGCTCATCCCGGTCGGCGACCTCTACCCGGTGATCGCAGCGGGCGGCGACAAGCCGTTCACCGACAGCCTGAAGGTCGTCTTTGAGGCCGCCGACAAGCTCTACAAGACCAAGCTTCGGCCCTACCTCCTCAGCTCGTACGACATCACCGAGGACGACGTCGAGCAGTACGTCAACCGGCCCGAGGCCATCGCCGACCCGCAGCGCGCCAACCGCTGCCGCATGTTCGTCGGCGACAACCGGCTCGTGTGCACCCTGCTGCTCTCGGCGCTCGCGCCCAGCGTGCCCTCCCTGGCGGAGCTGACCATCCGTCGGCTCGGCGCCCTCAACCACGGGTCCGTCCTCGCGCCGATCCCGGGCGCCGAGGTCGGCATCATCAAGAACAAGGTCGCCGAGTGGGCGGCCCGGTTCCCCGAGATCAAGGAGACCGGCACCGACGCCAACCCCGGCGTGCGGCTGGAGCTGTCCGGCGTCGACGTGGACTCCGTCATCGCCAACGCTCAAGTCAACGACAACCCCGGCAACCGGGTCGCTCTCGCCCGGCGTCTGCTGTCCGAGGAACTGGGCGTCGAGCACGGGCAGTTGAGCGACCAGCTCGGCTTCACCTGGCGCGGTACCTCCCGCACCGCCGAGATCGTGTTCGGGAACGTCGCCGATGAGGACGAGCTGCCCGACCACGACCTGATGCCGCAGGAGGACGGCCGCTGGCGTATCGCCATAGACCTCCCCTTCGACGAGGGCGAGTGGGGCCCGGTCGAGGACGTCAACCGCATCCGGCGGCTGCGCGAGCGCCAGCAGGGCGAGCGGTCCCGCATCGTCGCCTGGCTGCCCGCCCATCTGTCCGCGCAGCGCTTCGCCGACTTCCGGCGTCTCGTCGTCATCGACAAGGCCCTCTCCGACGAGCACCGCTTCGACACCCAGTACGCCGGCCACCTCAACGCCGACAACCGCAGCCGCGCCAAGGGCCTCCTCGAAACCCAGCGTGAGGCTCTGCTCAAGCAGGTCAAGGGCGCCTTCAAGCAGGCCTACGGTCTAGCCCAGAAGCAGGCCGCCGACGTCGTGCCCGACTTCGACGACCACCTCGTCCCGCTGCCCGATGTCGACGGCCTCACCCTGTCCTTCGGGCAGAGCCTGCACGACGGCATCCGGCACGTCGCGGGCAAGCTGCTCGCCCACCAGTACCCGGCGCACCCCGACCTCGACCCCGACGGCACCGGCACCGCCGTCAAGTCAGTCGACACCAAGAAGGTGTTCACCCACGTCCGGTCCGCCGCGGAAGCGCGTGACGGGCGGGTGGAGGTCCCGGCCACCGACCGCAAGCTCATGCAGCGGATCGCCGGGCCCCTGCGCCTCGGGCAGCAGAAGGAGGCGTACTTCGAGCTGTCCCGCTACTGGGCCGACCACTTCCGCCAGCTCGCCAGCGCCCAGGGCGTCACCGGGGACCTGTCCCTGATCACCCTGACCGATTGGACGGACAAGCCCGACCCGCGCGGCCTGCCCGACTTCCTCGCCCGGCTCGTCGTCGCCGCGTTCGCCGAGATGGACGACCGGGTGTGGGTGCGCGGCGGCACCGTACTCGACCCCGCGCCCGAACTGTCCGCGATCAAGGACCATGACGCGCTGCGCAGCCAGCCACTGCCCGCCGAGTCCGACTGGGACACGGCACGGCAGCGCTTCGAGACGATCTTCGGGCAGAAGGCTCCCGCCCTGCGGCGCGGCCGGATGGTCAACCAGTTCGCCCGCCAGATCATCGAGGCCGCCCGCGCCCACCGGGACCACGCGGCGGACCTGGTGCACCAGTTGGAGGCCCACGCCTCCTTCCTCGGTCTCGACCAGACCGCCGACACCGGACGACTCGCCCTCGCCCGCCGCTCCCTGCAACTGCTGGACGCGCTCACGGCGGAGGCCGGCAAGGGCGCGGCCGGGGCGAAGAAGACCGTGGAGGCCCTCGCCTCCTTCGACCTCGGCGAGACCAGCGCCGACCGGTACGGGACCTCCATCAAGCAGGCCCGCGGAGTCGCGGAGGCCGTCGCCTCCGCGCCCTGGAGCACCCTCGAACTCGCGGCCGGACTCGGCCCCGAGGGCGCGGCACTGCTCGACTCGCTGCGCAACGTGGCCCGCGACGACCAGCGCACCGCGGACCTGCGCGACGCCCTGGCCCGTACCCAGCGCGAGGTCGTCGCCCTGGTGAAGCGCACTCAGGCAGCCACCCCGCCGCCCCCTCCCGTCGCACCCCAGCCCACGGCTGACGACCTGTCCCTGAACACGCCGACGAGCGACCCGCGCATCCCGTACGCCCCGCAGGAGACACCCACACCGGCCGCCTCCGGCAGCGGCTCCGCGCGGACGTCCGGTGGCCGCCGTACGACCGCGGCACGCGCCGCCGCCGACCTCCAGGCGGAACTGTCCGAACTGGCTGCCCGCCACCCCGACGCGACCATCGAGATCACCTGGAAGGTCGTCGAATGA